A genomic segment from Malus domestica chromosome 05, GDT2T_hap1 encodes:
- the LOC103425349 gene encoding probable LRR receptor-like serine/threonine-protein kinase At1g56130 — MSALTELSIGVNSFSGPIPKELGNLKELNVLKIGSNFFSGTLPPELGNLVKLEEMSVGINSLSGPIPKELGNLKELTVLSLGTNNFSGTLPPELGNLVKLEYHYIDSCGLSGEIPSTFAKLTNMQTLWASDSPYSGKIPDFIGNWTQLIELQFQGNSFEGPIPTNFSQLTSLKRISDIYNGSSSLDFIKKWTSLTELKLRNALITGTIPSDIGEYQSLQTLDLSFNNLTGQLPSSLFTMSALTSLFLGNNSLSGPLPSEKNSQLQTIDLSYNFLLGSFPEWGTKTSQLNLAVNNFTFDSSNIALPGLNCLQRNFPCNQNTPRYANFSIKCGGKQMTGSDGILYETEDSALGPATFSITSTWKWAVSNAGLFSDRKDPSFLVNADAQVTGTDVTPELFQTSRMSPGSLRYYGLGLENGPYTVTLHFAETVYENHTSQKWESLGRRVFDIYIQGTRRTKDFDISKEAGGVSRAVVRRFNVSVSENYLEIHLFWAGKGTCCIPKQGDYGPLIAAVHVASDFTPTVSELPPTTPGKKSRTGLIVGIAIPVGVASLLLIFAILYMRRKKSKKEDDEDILGLGLRSYTFSYAELRAATEDFNPSNKLGEGGYGSVYKGTLSDGRVVAVKQLSVSSHQGKSQFVSEIATISAVQHRNLVKLYGCCIEGSQRILVYEYLENKSLDQALFGTSNLHLSWPTRFNILLGIARGLAYLHEESRPRIVHRDVKASNILLDAELSPKISDFGLAKLYDDEKTHISTRVAGTIGYLAPEYAMRGHLTEKADVFGFGVVALEILSGRPNSDNNLDPEKIYLLEWTWTLHENDQILGLVDPRLTEFDKTEGTRLIRAALLCTQASPMMRPSMSRVVAMLSGDIDIGTVMSKPSYLTDYDFKDVTTLSKSSFLMKDDTPSTASKHSNDRLNYQPEGSNASGTKTLWVDPAPSPVNVTQSLLAGIRGEGR, encoded by the exons ATGTCTGCATTGACTGAATT GTCAATTGGCGTCAATTCATTCTCTGGGCCCATCCCCAAGGAGCTTGGAAACCTTAAGGAGCTAAATGTGCT GAAGATCGGATCAAATTTCTTCTCTGGAACACTCCCTCCAGAACTTGGTAATTTAGTCAAGCTCGAGGAAAT GTCAGTGGGCATCAATTCATTATCTGGGCCCATCCCCAAGGAGCTTGGAAACCTAAAGGAGCTAACTGTGCT GAGCCTTGGAACAAATAATTTCTCCGGAACACTCCCTCCAGAACTTGGTAATTTAGTCAAGCTCGAGTACCA ttACATTGACAGCTGTGGACTCAGTGGTGAAATTCCTTCAACATTTGCCAAGCTCACCAACATGCAAACCCT CTGGGCATCGGACAGTCCGTACTCAGGAAAGATACCTGATTTCATAGGGAATTGGACACAACTCATTGAGTT GCAATTTCAAGGGAACTCTTTCGAAGGCCCAATACCAACCAACTTTTCTCAACTGACCTCATTGAA GCGAATCAGTGATATATACAATGGGAGCTCCTCTCttgatttcataaaaaaatggaCAAGCTTGACTGAATT AAAACTACGAAATGCATTAATCACTGGTACCATCCCATCTGATATTGGAGAATATCAAAGTCTACAGACTCT GGATCTGAGTTTCAACAATTTGACAGGCCAACtcccaagttctttgttcaCCATGAGTGCTCTTACATCCTT GTTTCTTGGAAACAATAGTCTCTCCGGACCTCTTCCAAGTGAAAAAAACAGTCAACTTCAGACTAT AGATTTATCTTACAATTTTTTATTAGGAAGCTTTCCTGAGTGGGGGACCAAAACATCGCAATT GAACTTAGCGGTCAACAACTTCACATTTGACAGTTCAAACATAGC TCTTCCTGGATTGAATTGCCTTCAGAGAAATTTTCCATGCAATCAAAATACCCCACGAT ATGCAAACTTCTCAATCAAGTGTGGTGGAAAACAAATGACGGGAAGTGATGGCATATTGTATGAGACTGAAGACTCAGCTCTTGGCCCAGCAACATTCAGTATAACCAGTACATGGAAATGGGCTGTCAGCAATGCCGGTTTGTTTTCTGACAGAAAGGACCCATCGTTTCTGGTAAATGCCGATGCACAAGTCACCGGAACAGATGTGACCCCAGAGCTTTTCCAGACTTCAAGAATGTCCCCAGGATCACTGAGATACTATGGCCTGGGCCTTGAGAATGGGCCTTACACTGTAACATTGCACTTTGCAGAGACGGTTTATGAAAATCACACTTCGCAAAAATGGGAAAGTCTAGGACGGCGTGTATTTGATATCTATATTCAG GGTACCCGCAGGACGAAGGATTTTGACATATCGAAAGAGGCAGGTGGGGTTAGCCGTGCAGTTGTGAGAAGATTCAATGTTAGCGTGTCAGAGAATTATCTTGAAATTCATCTGTTCTGGGCTGGTAAAGGGACTTGTTGCATACCCAAACAAGGTGATTATGGCCCACTAATAGCAGCTGTCCATGTTGCTTCAG ATTTTACACCAACAGTTTCCGAGCTTCCACCAACTACTCCAGGAAAGAAGAGCAGGACTGGGTTGATAGTCGGCATTGCAATTCCTGTTGGAGTTGCGAGCTTGCTATTAATATTTGCGATTCTATATATGAGGaggaaaaaatcaaaaaaagaGGATGATGAAG ATATTTTAGGATTAGGCCTCCGGTCATATACTTTCAGTTATGCTGAATTGAGAGCTGCAACTGAAGATTTTAATCCTTCAAATAAGCTAGGAGAGGGAGGATATGGCTCTGTTTATAAG GGTACACTTTCTGATGGTAGAGTAGTGGCTGTGAAGCAACTTTCAGTATCATCTCACCAAGGGAAGAGTCAATTTGTATCTGAAATTGCTACCATATCTGCTGTGCAGCATCGGAATCTAGTGAAATTGTATGGATGCTGCATCGAAGGCAGCCAACGCATTTTGGTTTATGAGTATCTTGAAAACAAGAGCCTTGATCAGGCACTTTTTG GGACAAGTAACTTGCACCTTAGCTGGCCTACTCGATTCAATATATTGTTGGGAATAGCAAGAGGACTTGCTTACCTCCATGAGGAGTCAAGGCCAAGGATTGTACATCGAGATGTCAAAGCCAGTAATATTTTGCTCGACGCAGAACTCTCCCCAAAAATATCAGATTTTGGATTGGCAAAGCTTTATGATGACGAGAAAACCCACATCAGCACCCGGGTTGCAGGGACAAT AGGCTATTTGGCACCAGAGTATGCAATGCGTGGACATTTGACAGAGAAGGCTGATGTGTTTGGTTTTGGAGTCGTTGCTTTGGAGATCCTCAGCGGGAGACCAAACTCTGACAATAACTTAGATCCAGAAAAGATTTATCTTCTTGAATGG ACATGGACTCTACATGAAAACGACCAAATTCTGGGGCTCGTGGATCCGAGATTGACAGAATTTGACAAAACTGAAGGGACTAGACTGATAAGAGCAGCTCTCCTGTGCACGCAGGCATCACCGATGATGAGGCCATCTATGTCACGCGTGGTGGCAATGCTCTCTGGAGATATTGACATAGGCACTGTCATGTCGAAGCCGAGCTATTTGACAGATTATGATTTTAAAGATGTAACGACATTGTCAAAAAGTAGCTTTTTGATGAAGGATGATACCCCATCAACTGCATCCAAGCATAGTAATGACCGCCTCAACTATCAGCCCGAAGGTAGCAATGCAAGTGGTACTAAAACCCTCTGGGTTGACCCTGCGCCTTCTCCAGTAAACGTCACTCAGTCACTGCTTGCTGGCATTAGAGGAGAAGGAAGGTGA